GTTGAGGTGTGAACGCGGTTGTACGTGGCATTGTGAGAAAGGAACAAACCTAAAACGCCTTCGTCACGAAAGTATTTTTCGTAGCGTTTCATAATCTCTACAGGGGGACTGGCTAAAAACGCAATCGTCGGAGATTCGTCAGGGCTCGGCATTTTAAAAAGATCAACTCCAAGGCTGGCGATGTATTCCAGCTTCGCTTTGGAATCCATGGGGAGCAGAGGACTTAAAAGAGGAAGCTGAACTTTTTTTCCGAACTCCAAAGTCGTACAATCCGTGCATTGTGCCCAGGAATTCTGTGTAAAAAGCCCGAAAATTAAAACGGCTAACAGCAAACTCTTGATGCGCATCTTTTCCTCATTTCTCTGAGGCAATCAAAGAGCAATAGCCATACCCATGAAGAATGTCGTGAGAGGCCAATATAGGCGACAAGGGCCCTGGGTGATCGTCTAAACTTTAGACAGCACATCTAAAAAGTCAGGCGTAGAGGCGACAGGGAAACGTCTTAATTCTACGAAGGAAAAAGAGAAAGAAGTTTGCGAACTGTTGCGATCGGGAGGCCCACGACATTATCGAAAGGTCCTTCAAAGCGCTCGACGAACATTCTTCCTTTGCCTTGAATTCCGTAAGCACCGGCTTTATCCATGGGCTCTCCGGTGTCGATGTAGGTCCAGATTTCTTCGTCGGAGAGCGTGCGGAAGTAAATTTGTGTCGTCTCAGCTTGAGACACTTCTTTACCCGTAACGGAGTCGATCACACAAACGGCGGTGATCACCTCATGAAAATTTCCAGACAAAAGTTTTAAAATTCGATAGGCGTCTTCACGATCAGCGGGTTTGCCGAGGGGGCCCCCGCCGAAAATCACTTCGGTATCGGCGGACAGGACACGAAAGGGGCCTGTTCTGCTCGACTTTAGTTGGTCAAAAGCCGCTCGAGCTTTGCGTCGCGCGATATCTAAAATCTGCTCGTTTACATTCAGGTTTTTGTTAGGAATTTCCGATACTTTAACTGGAACCACGTCAAAGTCAAAACCAGCTTCTTTGAGAAGCTCACGACGGCGTGGGGACTCAGATGCCAAAACAAGTGGTGTCATGAGTTTTACTTGAACACAAAGAGGCGAAAATGGGAAGTGCAGAGTTAATGCTCATTCTAGGATTGCTGCTCGCAGGAGTGGCCGTCTTCCTATTTGTCAGCTCTATCTTCGCAAGTAATGCC
This region of Bdellovibrio sp. 22V genomic DNA includes:
- a CDS encoding Maf family protein, which produces MTPLVLASESPRRRELLKEAGFDFDVVPVKVSEIPNKNLNVNEQILDIARRKARAAFDQLKSSRTGPFRVLSADTEVIFGGGPLGKPADREDAYRILKLLSGNFHEVITAVCVIDSVTGKEVSQAETTQIYFRTLSDEEIWTYIDTGEPMDKAGAYGIQGKGRMFVERFEGPFDNVVGLPIATVRKLLSLFPS